From Borrelia sp. RT5S, the proteins below share one genomic window:
- the lepB gene encoding signal peptidase I encodes MAACLTFEQRLLRKKRRKIFLNLILLFLILNYINTKFVMQIFNFQGEEMLPLITKNHNLIFVSKYVRSFFVPFRINDIVLYEDLALEGSVVLDFFRDLFCLDKIFHTKKYSVSRIVSTCGDVVYVKGFDVLVNRGGDGSFYLNGTLIGNYKLNDFFKSNEPIKCFTLKKNEFFLLNENLKILNDSRVFGPIRKDKIESSLVLKIMDYKIVR; translated from the coding sequence ATGGCTGCATGTTTGACTTTTGAACAAAGGCTTCTGAGAAAAAAGCGAAGAAAAATTTTTCTTAATCTTATATTGCTTTTTTTGATTTTAAACTATATTAATACAAAATTTGTTATGCAAATTTTTAATTTTCAAGGTGAAGAAATGCTTCCTTTAATAACTAAGAATCATAATTTAATTTTTGTTTCAAAATATGTAAGGTCTTTTTTTGTGCCCTTCAGGATCAATGATATTGTGCTTTATGAAGATTTAGCTCTAGAGGGTAGTGTTGTATTAGATTTTTTCAGAGATTTATTTTGTTTGGATAAAATTTTTCATACAAAAAAGTACAGTGTATCAAGAATAGTTTCTACTTGTGGAGATGTAGTTTATGTTAAAGGTTTTGATGTATTGGTTAACAGAGGTGGCGATGGTTCTTTCTATTTAAATGGCACCTTAATAGGTAATTATAAGTTAAATGATTTTTTTAAATCTAATGAGCCAATTAAATGCTTTACTTTAAAGAAAAATGAGTTTTTTCTCTTAAATGAGAATTTAAAAATTTTGAATGATTCCAGAGTATTTGGTCCTATTAGGAAGGACAAAATAGAATCTTCTTTAGTATTAAAGATAATGGATTACAAGATTGTTAGATAA
- a CDS encoding S26 family signal peptidase: protein MYLGKLDKLAHFLVKSIERYLTYRKKKKYLYRLKARKRGSLVNFLFEFLGAVIFVLAINQYFLQGFRIPTGSMEDTLKVGDFLFVDKFSYGPEFLPGMGKMNGIREPGETDIVIFENIEYKSKGIFFDIFQRIIFMLTFSFIDLDRDEDGNPSVRFFVKRALFADGKVIRFRNGKLFVKKEGEENFIEEKLYKASLGYDFASKKLVEEEDYKVYDELAMFIALRQLSLNLESTPDFSFFNVRVVDRFEVERLEYSYLVAFMPYVDYYMEKAIIRDYGLYVPYGYVLPIGDNRDNSHDGRFFGVINKNKILGRTFFLHFPFSRMGFL, encoded by the coding sequence ATGTATCTAGGAAAATTAGATAAGTTGGCTCACTTTTTAGTGAAGTCTATTGAGAGATATCTAACCTATAGGAAAAAAAAGAAGTACCTTTATAGGCTAAAGGCTAGGAAGCGAGGCTCTTTGGTTAATTTTCTGTTTGAGTTTTTAGGTGCTGTGATTTTTGTTTTGGCAATAAATCAGTATTTTTTGCAAGGATTTAGAATCCCAACAGGATCCATGGAAGATACTCTTAAGGTAGGAGATTTTTTATTTGTAGATAAGTTTTCTTATGGTCCTGAATTTTTACCTGGAATGGGTAAAATGAATGGAATTAGGGAACCAGGAGAGACAGATATTGTTATTTTTGAAAATATAGAATATAAGTCAAAGGGAATTTTTTTTGATATTTTTCAGAGAATAATTTTTATGTTGACTTTCTCCTTTATTGATCTTGACAGAGATGAAGATGGAAATCCTAGTGTTAGGTTTTTTGTAAAAAGGGCATTATTTGCTGATGGTAAAGTTATAAGATTCCGAAATGGAAAATTGTTTGTTAAGAAAGAAGGAGAAGAGAATTTTATAGAAGAAAAATTGTATAAAGCTTCTTTGGGATATGATTTTGCTTCAAAAAAACTTGTTGAAGAAGAAGATTATAAGGTTTATGATGAACTTGCTATGTTTATTGCATTAAGGCAGCTAAGTTTAAATCTAGAGAGCACGCCCGATTTTTCGTTTTTTAATGTGAGGGTTGTTGATAGATTTGAAGTTGAGAGATTAGAGTATAGTTATTTAGTGGCTTTCATGCCATATGTTGATTATTACATGGAAAAAGCAATAATAAGAGATTATGGTTTGTATGTGCCTTATGGATATGTGTTGCCCATTGGGGATAATAGAGATAATTCTCATGATGGTAGATTTTTTGGGGTCATAAACAAAAATAAGATACTTGGTAGGACTTTTTTCTTGCATTTTCCTTTCTCTAGGATGGGTTTTCTTTAA
- a CDS encoding SUMF1/EgtB/PvdO family nonheme iron enzyme: protein MIQKEDKVDDEAFKVKLKPILGMVPEVYVLLILLTLLLSLIFIFLVNPKLKNPGAYLSVKTNIDNAHVYLDEKYLGRTPLNKYTNAARGTLRIKRMGFDTYEKQIEIKNKFFTSYKFNISLDLRDPDKIMQQRQKELSVMTKLKNTSDNIQPIPIFSLILNDLKDRPEYIKKFLRISIPYLNSSAVFKDFLVAYRSVYLVDDKSNEEMWKSLQQNFNLEDRAAIWFFENLDNEQQRQISDEKWFMAIVEKLKDENKILTSENKSVDLTLRGFKKVASGTIESAQSYKLHTRNITIKTTYKLKEFLIQNQNITKAEYQMFLNKNPRWSFNNKDNLIKEELVDDRYLKNFEQMPFNEDITNIPYNAALEYARWYSSNLPKGFTARLPLPQEWELYQREESKSIDSLNVNEISEKVGFWNLMQNSNFNDLLLFRDENQNNIYSTHFDSLITEVRTYNYNDSSVLRPSTRASFFKNWSSPNIGFRLIIEKE from the coding sequence GTGATTCAGAAAGAAGACAAAGTGGATGATGAGGCTTTTAAAGTAAAGTTAAAACCGATATTAGGCATGGTGCCTGAGGTTTATGTTTTATTAATATTACTGACCCTGCTTTTATCACTAATCTTTATTTTTTTAGTAAATCCTAAGCTAAAGAACCCTGGAGCCTATCTGAGTGTAAAGACCAATATTGACAATGCACATGTTTACCTAGATGAAAAATACCTTGGAAGAACTCCACTAAATAAATACACAAATGCTGCCAGAGGAACCTTAAGAATCAAAAGAATGGGATTTGATACTTATGAAAAACAAATTGAGATAAAAAACAAGTTTTTCACAAGCTATAAATTTAATATCAGTTTAGATTTAAGAGATCCTGACAAAATTATGCAGCAAAGACAAAAAGAACTCTCCGTTATGACAAAGCTTAAAAACACTAGTGACAATATACAACCAATACCCATATTCTCACTGATTTTAAACGATTTGAAAGACAGGCCAGAATACATTAAAAAATTTTTAAGGATTTCTATCCCGTATCTAAATTCAAGTGCAGTGTTTAAAGACTTTCTTGTAGCATACAGATCAGTTTACTTGGTAGATGACAAAAGCAATGAGGAGATGTGGAAATCTTTACAACAAAACTTTAATCTAGAAGACAGGGCCGCTATTTGGTTTTTTGAAAATCTAGACAATGAACAGCAAAGACAAATATCTGATGAAAAATGGTTTATGGCAATAGTAGAAAAATTAAAAGATGAAAATAAAATACTGACATCTGAAAATAAGAGTGTAGATCTAACTTTAAGGGGCTTTAAAAAGGTAGCTTCAGGCACTATTGAAAGCGCTCAAAGTTATAAATTACATACCCGAAATATTACAATCAAAACTACATATAAATTAAAAGAATTTTTAATACAGAATCAAAATATTACTAAAGCTGAATATCAGATGTTCTTAAACAAAAATCCTAGATGGTCATTCAACAATAAAGATAATTTAATAAAAGAAGAACTGGTAGATGACAGATATCTTAAGAATTTTGAGCAGATGCCCTTTAATGAAGATATTACTAACATACCTTACAATGCAGCTTTAGAATATGCTAGATGGTATTCTTCAAATCTACCAAAAGGATTTACAGCAAGACTCCCTTTACCTCAAGAGTGGGAGCTGTATCAAAGAGAAGAATCAAAATCAATCGATAGTTTAAATGTCAATGAAATATCTGAAAAAGTTGGATTTTGGAATCTAATGCAAAACTCAAACTTTAATGATCTCTTATTATTTAGAGATGAGAATCAAAATAACATATATTCCACACACTTTGATTCACTAATAACCGAAGTTAGAACATATAATTACAATGACAGCTCAGTACTTAGGCCTTCAACAAGAGCTTCTTTTTTTAAAAATTGGAGTTCACCAAATATTGGATTTAGATTAATTATTGAAAAGGAATAG
- the smpB gene encoding SsrA-binding protein SmpB translates to MALLLLENKKAKFNYFVEDKITCGLVLRGTEVKSIKLKKVSFNDSFATIRKDEMWLENLHISKYKEGNIFNHEEIRSRKLLLKKKEIQKLKKFKEKEGYTLVPIAIYLKHSLIKVELGVCKGKKLFDKREVLKQKSIKKELSREIKQYR, encoded by the coding sequence ATGGCCTTATTATTGCTTGAAAACAAAAAAGCAAAATTCAACTACTTCGTTGAAGATAAAATAACCTGCGGTCTTGTATTAAGAGGAACTGAGGTCAAGTCTATTAAACTTAAAAAAGTTTCATTTAATGATAGTTTTGCCACTATTAGAAAAGATGAAATGTGGCTTGAAAATTTACATATATCTAAGTATAAGGAAGGCAACATCTTTAATCATGAGGAGATAAGAAGCAGAAAACTACTTCTTAAAAAGAAAGAAATACAAAAACTAAAAAAATTCAAAGAAAAAGAAGGATATACTTTAGTTCCCATTGCAATTTATCTAAAACACTCACTGATTAAAGTAGAACTAGGAGTATGCAAAGGAAAAAAATTATTCGACAAAAGAGAAGTCTTAAAACAGAAAAGCATCAAAAAGGAGCTAAGTCGAGAAATTAAACAATACAGGTAA
- a CDS encoding P13 family porin, whose protein sequence is MKRMLIVVLFSFCTFAGFAQTGDEKTGGDSVSKLLIYETSKKDPLIPFFLNLFLGFGIGSFAQGDILGGLSVLAFDAIGAGLLAYGVYSIGGVSKLEEGKEKEWPVLGVSLIAVGGVTFAITRLVEIVLPFTHASSYNARLKQSLVAALGGFQPGLGVAMNDSNVPGFGISFTKNY, encoded by the coding sequence ATGAAGAGAATGTTGATTGTGGTTTTGTTTTCTTTTTGTACTTTTGCCGGTTTTGCGCAGACTGGGGATGAAAAGACTGGTGGTGATTCAGTGAGTAAGTTGTTAATTTATGAGACGTCTAAGAAGGATCCTTTGATTCCGTTTTTTCTGAATCTATTTTTGGGATTTGGGATAGGGTCTTTTGCTCAGGGAGATATTCTTGGTGGCTTGTCTGTTTTGGCGTTTGATGCTATTGGTGCTGGGTTGTTGGCTTATGGCGTGTATTCTATTGGTGGTGTGAGTAAGCTTGAGGAAGGGAAGGAGAAGGAGTGGCCGGTCCTTGGGGTATCTTTAATAGCAGTAGGGGGAGTGACTTTTGCTATAACAAGGCTTGTTGAAATTGTTCTTCCGTTTACGCATGCTTCTAGCTATAATGCAAGGCTTAAGCAAAGCTTGGTGGCCGCTTTAGGAGGGTTCCAGCCTGGACTTGGTGTTGCCATGAATGACAGTAACGTGCCTGGGTTTGGGATTTCTTTTACAAAAAACTATTAG
- a CDS encoding DNA topoisomerase IV subunit A — MDIRTLLRDNFLQYSSYVIKDRAIASVIDGFKPVQRRIIHSLFEMHDSNFHKVANVVGNTMKYHPHGDTSIYEALVNMANKDLFIEKQGNFGNLLTGDPASASRYIECRLTPLAFDVLYSKEITSYEPSYDGRNNEPLIFPAKIPVVLIQGSEGIAVGMAAKILPHNFNEILNAVRSELLGESYELYPDFPTGGIVDVNEYADGNGKVLVRAKIEATEDNRTILIKELPFGETTESIIASIEKAIRKNYIKVTSINDFTTERVEIELTLPRGVYANEVIEKLYHYTNCQISISVNLLLLSDRYPVTYTITDIIKFHAEHLQKVLKTELELQRSKILEKIFYKTLEQIFIEKRIYKVLETVSKESDVVGIILDNILKYRDSFYREIVLGDIENLLKIPIRKISIFDIDKNNKDIKAFSKELKSVESSIRAIRGYSIDFIDKLLAKYSKLYKRKTEISLIQSKNVREIATKNMKVYLNLKSGFVGTSLIDGEFIGNASYYDKILVFKKKSYIIKNIEDKTFIDKNNVSALVYDINSSKEQVFSIIYLNKSENLHYVKRFRVDKFVTDKIYKFLDDGDEFVAFALNPEVVEFATSEGVVKAISIDEFVTKSRTSVGKKISSSKLKKVKFR, encoded by the coding sequence ATGGACATTAGAACACTACTCAGAGATAATTTTTTGCAATATTCATCATACGTCATTAAGGATCGCGCAATTGCAAGTGTTATTGACGGATTTAAGCCTGTGCAGAGGAGAATTATACATTCTCTTTTTGAGATGCATGATAGCAATTTTCACAAGGTTGCAAATGTTGTTGGAAATACAATGAAGTATCATCCTCACGGAGATACTTCCATTTATGAGGCCCTTGTTAATATGGCGAACAAGGATTTATTTATTGAGAAGCAGGGGAATTTTGGCAATCTTTTAACTGGTGATCCCGCATCTGCGTCCCGTTACATTGAATGTCGATTAACTCCTTTAGCGTTTGATGTGCTTTATAGCAAGGAGATAACATCTTATGAGCCTTCTTATGATGGACGTAATAATGAACCTTTGATTTTTCCTGCAAAAATTCCAGTAGTGCTTATTCAGGGGAGTGAGGGAATTGCAGTTGGTATGGCTGCGAAAATTTTACCACACAATTTTAATGAAATTTTGAATGCTGTAAGGAGTGAACTACTAGGCGAGTCTTATGAACTTTATCCGGATTTTCCTACGGGTGGAATAGTTGATGTTAATGAGTATGCGGATGGGAATGGAAAAGTTTTGGTTCGTGCTAAAATCGAGGCTACAGAGGATAATAGGACCATTTTAATAAAGGAATTGCCATTTGGTGAGACTACTGAGAGCATAATAGCTTCGATTGAAAAAGCTATCCGAAAGAATTATATTAAGGTGACAAGTATTAACGACTTTACCACGGAGCGTGTGGAGATTGAGTTAACTCTCCCAAGGGGAGTATACGCGAATGAAGTTATTGAAAAACTGTATCATTATACAAATTGTCAGATATCTATTTCTGTTAATTTGCTTTTGCTCAGCGATAGGTATCCTGTTACTTATACCATTACAGACATTATCAAATTTCATGCGGAGCATTTGCAAAAGGTTTTAAAGACTGAGCTTGAATTACAGAGAAGTAAAATACTTGAAAAAATTTTTTATAAAACCCTAGAGCAAATATTTATTGAGAAGAGAATTTATAAGGTACTTGAGACTGTTTCTAAAGAATCTGATGTTGTGGGTATTATTTTAGATAATATCTTAAAATATAGAGACAGTTTTTACAGAGAGATTGTTTTGGGTGATATTGAAAATTTACTTAAAATTCCTATTCGGAAAATAAGTATTTTTGATATTGATAAGAATAATAAAGATATTAAAGCTTTCAGTAAGGAATTAAAGAGCGTGGAGAGTAGCATTAGGGCGATTAGAGGATATTCAATAGATTTTATTGATAAGCTTCTTGCAAAGTATTCTAAACTTTACAAAAGGAAGACGGAGATATCTCTTATTCAGTCAAAAAATGTTAGGGAAATAGCTACTAAGAATATGAAAGTTTATTTAAATTTGAAATCTGGTTTTGTTGGGACCAGTCTTATTGATGGTGAATTTATTGGTAATGCTAGTTATTATGACAAAATATTAGTATTTAAGAAAAAATCTTATATCATAAAAAATATTGAGGATAAGACTTTTATCGATAAAAATAATGTAAGTGCTTTAGTTTATGATATAAATAGTTCAAAAGAGCAGGTATTTTCTATTATTTATCTTAATAAATCTGAAAACTTGCATTATGTTAAGAGATTTAGAGTAGATAAGTTTGTTACAGATAAGATTTACAAGTTTTTGGATGACGGAGACGAATTTGTAGCTTTTGCTTTAAATCCAGAAGTTGTAGAATTTGCCACTAGTGAAGGTGTTGTTAAAGCGATCAGTATTGATGAGTTTGTGACTAAATCAAGGACTTCTGTGGGTAAGAAAATTTCAAGCAGCAAGCTTAAAAAGGTTAAGTTTAGGTAG
- a CDS encoding DNA topoisomerase IV subunit B, which translates to MKTNSYDESKIVTLSSLEHIRLRSGMYIGRLGDGSNIDDGIYILIKEIIDNSIDEFIVGYGKEIFIRKENNVIGVRDYGRGIPLGKVVESVSIINTGAKYNDDVFQFSVGLNGVGTKAVNALSSRFLVRSIRDGKFFEALFSKGNLMKTSEGNSDERNGTYIEFLADTEIFGKYKYSEDFLNRRFFHYACLNKGLKINYNDQIFESKKGLLDFINSEIKNEDLLYDFVYYSSKTLEFAFSHTSNYGETYFSFVNGQYTSDGGTHQTGFREGFARAINDFLKKTYSSTDIREGLVATLSVKIKDPIFESQTKNKLGNIETRGNVAKEVQRIISEILYKNKTLAKAIESKVVDNERLRKELSSVRKEAKERAKKISFKIPKLKDCKFHFNEKSIQSEVTMIFLTEGDSATGSMVSCRDVYTQAIFSLRGKPQNMFEKSKSEIYKNEELYNMMVALGIEESVENLRYNKVVIATDADFDGFHIRNLLLTFFLTYFEDLVLNGHMYILETPLFRVRNKKTTVYCYSEEEKQKAMLEVNNPEVTRFKGLGEISPSEFRGFIDVSNIKLTKVDLFNIKDIKEKLGFYMGQNTPDRRRFIMENLI; encoded by the coding sequence ATGAAGACAAATAGCTACGATGAGAGTAAAATTGTTACCTTGTCTTCCCTTGAGCATATTAGGTTGCGGTCTGGGATGTACATAGGGAGGCTTGGGGATGGGTCTAATATTGACGATGGTATTTATATTTTAATTAAAGAAATAATCGACAATTCTATTGATGAATTTATTGTGGGTTATGGTAAGGAAATATTTATAAGAAAAGAAAATAATGTTATTGGAGTCAGAGATTATGGGCGAGGTATTCCTCTTGGAAAAGTTGTAGAGAGTGTTTCTATTATCAATACTGGTGCTAAATATAATGATGATGTATTTCAATTTTCTGTGGGACTTAATGGAGTTGGCACTAAAGCTGTTAACGCTTTAAGTTCAAGATTTTTGGTAAGGTCAATAAGGGATGGTAAATTCTTTGAGGCTCTTTTTTCTAAGGGAAATTTGATGAAGACTTCAGAGGGAAACTCTGATGAGAGAAATGGTACTTATATTGAGTTTTTAGCAGATACGGAAATTTTTGGCAAGTACAAGTATAGTGAGGATTTTCTAAATAGAAGATTTTTTCATTATGCCTGCTTAAATAAGGGCCTTAAAATTAATTATAATGATCAAATTTTTGAGTCTAAAAAGGGGCTCCTAGATTTTATAAACTCTGAAATTAAAAATGAAGATCTACTTTATGATTTTGTTTACTATTCTAGTAAGACTTTAGAATTTGCCTTTTCTCATACAAGTAATTATGGGGAGACATATTTCTCATTTGTAAATGGGCAGTATACTAGCGATGGAGGGACACATCAGACAGGCTTTAGAGAAGGTTTTGCTAGAGCCATTAATGATTTTCTTAAGAAGACGTATTCATCTACCGATATTAGAGAGGGGCTGGTGGCTACTCTCTCTGTTAAGATAAAAGATCCAATATTTGAAAGTCAGACTAAAAATAAACTTGGCAATATTGAAACTAGAGGTAATGTCGCTAAAGAAGTGCAAAGAATAATTTCAGAGATTCTTTATAAAAATAAAACTTTAGCAAAGGCAATTGAGAGCAAGGTGGTTGACAATGAACGCCTTAGAAAAGAATTAAGTAGTGTAAGGAAGGAAGCAAAGGAGAGAGCAAAGAAAATATCTTTTAAGATTCCCAAGCTTAAAGATTGTAAATTTCACTTTAATGAAAAGAGTATTCAATCTGAGGTTACCATGATATTCCTAACGGAAGGAGATTCTGCTACAGGTTCCATGGTGTCTTGTAGGGATGTGTACACTCAGGCTATATTTTCTCTTAGAGGTAAGCCCCAAAACATGTTTGAGAAGAGTAAATCTGAAATATATAAGAATGAGGAGCTTTACAACATGATGGTAGCTCTTGGTATTGAAGAATCGGTTGAAAATTTAAGATATAACAAGGTGGTGATCGCTACGGATGCTGATTTTGACGGGTTTCATATTAGAAATTTACTTTTAACATTTTTCCTAACTTATTTTGAAGATTTGGTTTTAAATGGGCATATGTACATATTAGAAACTCCACTTTTCAGGGTAAGGAATAAAAAAACTACTGTTTATTGTTATTCTGAGGAAGAGAAACAAAAGGCTATGCTTGAGGTTAATAATCCTGAGGTAACAAGATTTAAGGGACTTGGAGAAATTTCTCCAAGTGAGTTTAGGGGTTTTATTGATGTTTCTAATATTAAACTTACAAAGGTTGATCTTTTCAATATTAAGGACATAAAAGAGAAGTTGGGGTTTTATATGGGACAAAATACTCCTGATAGGCGTCGCTTTATTATGGAGAATTTGATTTAA
- a CDS encoding 1-acyl-sn-glycerol-3-phosphate acyltransferase, producing the protein MRVLRNVLTYANALFFFFIFTVSFPVYLIFRIFKFENYFVKLSFVLMRFGINITLWLSDIKVVVTRDSDDCLSSRGGSAVIMGNHVAAMDAIFLIYIFVQPFVVVAKRSLFTIPFLNLMLVCIGAIPVQRNSLKSSANAQRMAIKVIKEGRFIGIFPEGTRSRGGEVGKFKRGAMNLALRTNSPIIPVTLLNTHKVFLKNFIFNSGLSVYVHVHSPIDVCSLKNDEKENLHVIVRDKIVKKLEKMKVQYGINRDLDEDK; encoded by the coding sequence ATAAGAGTATTAAGGAATGTTCTTACCTATGCTAATGCTCTTTTCTTTTTTTTCATTTTTACTGTTTCATTTCCGGTGTATTTAATTTTTAGAATTTTTAAATTTGAGAATTATTTTGTAAAACTTAGTTTTGTGTTAATGAGATTCGGGATCAATATTACCTTATGGCTTTCTGATATTAAGGTCGTTGTTACAAGAGACAGTGATGATTGTTTATCTAGCAGGGGAGGTAGTGCGGTGATTATGGGAAATCATGTTGCTGCAATGGATGCAATTTTTTTAATTTACATATTTGTGCAGCCCTTTGTAGTGGTTGCTAAGAGGTCACTTTTTACTATTCCCTTTCTTAATCTGATGTTAGTTTGCATAGGGGCCATTCCCGTGCAGAGGAATAGTCTAAAGTCTTCTGCTAATGCCCAAAGGATGGCTATTAAGGTTATTAAAGAGGGAAGATTTATTGGAATTTTTCCTGAAGGGACTAGAAGTAGAGGCGGTGAAGTGGGGAAATTTAAGAGAGGCGCTATGAATCTAGCTCTGAGGACAAACTCTCCGATTATACCCGTTACTCTTCTTAATACGCATAAGGTTTTTCTTAAAAATTTTATATTTAATTCAGGATTATCTGTGTATGTGCATGTTCATTCTCCAATAGATGTTTGTAGTTTAAAAAACGATGAGAAAGAGAATCTTCATGTTATTGTGCGGGATAAAATAGTTAAAAAATTGGAAAAAATGAAGGTGCAATATGGCATTAACAGGGATTTAGATGAAGACAAATAG
- a CDS encoding pallilysin-related adhesin — protein MCFKLVLLFFFVLLSCVRDNEGFIVFNKEVGGGSGVKYSDISVSNVSNGEDVFGSLIDLKGYKILSVQQENLNLDVYFEQVVLAQSFSDLKSYLFIIGFDPKTHKAIVLFKEQVDIDSRKSYNMYLEDITGDYDFDIVVQGFLNEETVLYVFQKAVANDVSSYRPVFFNKVNGSIIINKYDRSSAYDDKQSRESYSISLEKYNKQGEDIIVSRVEMYKYSHSHRSYYPLSASENIRRMDSNVYKTLKDLTKEGVYKFLYGVWYESDTYQTLEKSSLDDTLFLLFNRHSNEISIFKKNYQEIANIEYISKPAYNTLNISTKSVFSDLIVYNFWIKIIDGDIIEVKVDTGTDAYDKYGFSGVFKRFDDSVLGEDREGENLFIPNGNYVYKNIIYDFSYPNLTYVIEDNVYYGIFSVFSLKNDLILEYEVSMDDVRMRESFVVEYNERVVEKQKFSTIILNPVKILKDEVSLLKGQRLKLERIEKLD, from the coding sequence ATGTGTTTTAAACTAGTTTTACTTTTTTTCTTTGTTTTGTTGTCCTGTGTTAGGGACAATGAGGGCTTTATTGTCTTTAACAAAGAGGTAGGGGGAGGTAGCGGAGTCAAATATTCTGATATTAGCGTTTCAAATGTAAGTAATGGAGAAGATGTTTTTGGGTCGCTTATTGACCTTAAGGGTTATAAAATCCTTTCGGTTCAACAGGAAAATCTAAATTTGGATGTTTACTTTGAACAAGTGGTTTTGGCACAGTCTTTTTCAGATCTTAAATCTTATCTGTTTATTATTGGATTCGATCCGAAAACGCATAAGGCAATAGTTCTTTTTAAAGAGCAAGTAGATATTGATTCTAGGAAATCTTATAACATGTATCTTGAGGATATTACTGGTGATTATGATTTTGATATAGTTGTGCAAGGATTTTTAAATGAAGAGACTGTTTTATATGTTTTTCAGAAGGCGGTTGCTAATGATGTTTCATCGTACAGACCTGTATTTTTTAATAAAGTGAATGGAAGCATTATTATAAATAAGTATGATAGGTCCTCAGCTTACGATGATAAGCAATCTAGGGAAAGTTATTCTATTTCTTTAGAAAAATACAATAAACAGGGTGAGGATATAATAGTTAGTCGAGTTGAAATGTATAAATATTCTCACTCTCATAGAAGTTATTATCCTTTGTCTGCAAGTGAAAATATTAGACGAATGGACAGTAATGTGTATAAAACCCTAAAAGATTTGACTAAAGAGGGTGTTTATAAATTTTTATATGGCGTTTGGTATGAAAGTGATACATATCAAACATTGGAAAAGTCAAGTCTTGACGATACTCTGTTTTTGTTGTTTAACAGACATTCCAACGAGATTAGTATTTTTAAGAAAAATTATCAAGAAATAGCAAATATTGAATACATATCAAAGCCGGCTTACAATACTCTCAACATTAGTACAAAATCTGTTTTTTCAGACTTAATAGTTTACAATTTTTGGATAAAAATCATTGATGGTGATATTATTGAGGTAAAGGTTGATACTGGGACAGATGCTTATGATAAGTATGGATTCTCGGGTGTTTTTAAAAGATTTGATGACTCTGTTTTGGGAGAGGATAGGGAGGGAGAGAATCTTTTTATTCCAAATGGCAATTATGTGTATAAGAATATTATTTATGATTTTTCTTATCCTAACCTTACTTATGTTATTGAAGATAATGTTTATTATGGAATTTTTAGTGTTTTTAGTTTAAAGAATGATTTAATTCTTGAGTATGAGGTCAGTATGGATGATGTTAGGATGAGAGAATCTTTTGTCGTTGAATATAACGAGAGGGTAGTTGAGAAGCAAAAATTTTCTACGATTATTCTTAATCCTGTTAAAATTTTGAAAGATGAAGTAAGCTTGCTTAAGGGACAGAGGTTGAAGCTTGAGAGGATAGAAAAATTAGATTAA